Proteins encoded in a region of the Streptomyces sp. NBC_00258 genome:
- a CDS encoding GNAT family N-acetyltransferase: MNSPSWPVELVDGDVVLRPIKLRDQRAWRDVNRRNRDWLRPWEATIPPPTPSGPIAHRPTYRQMVRHLRAEANSGRMLPFVIEYQGRLVGQLTVAGITWGSMCSGHIGYWVDEAVAGRGVMPTAVALVSDHCFRTVGLHRIEVCIRPENGPSRRVVEKLGFRDEGLRPRYLHIDGAWRDHLVFALTAEEVPEGLLARWRRTRSRNTSENSPRDTPRNTA, encoded by the coding sequence CTGAACAGCCCATCCTGGCCGGTCGAGCTGGTGGACGGCGATGTGGTCCTCCGGCCCATAAAGCTGCGCGACCAGCGGGCCTGGCGCGACGTGAACCGCCGTAACCGGGACTGGCTGCGCCCCTGGGAGGCGACCATCCCGCCGCCCACGCCCAGCGGGCCGATCGCCCACCGGCCGACCTATCGCCAGATGGTCCGGCATCTGCGCGCCGAGGCGAACTCGGGGCGGATGCTGCCGTTCGTCATCGAGTACCAGGGGCGGCTCGTCGGGCAGTTGACGGTCGCCGGAATCACCTGGGGCTCGATGTGCTCGGGCCATATCGGCTACTGGGTGGACGAGGCGGTCGCCGGTCGCGGAGTGATGCCGACTGCCGTGGCGCTTGTGTCCGACCACTGCTTCCGAACCGTTGGTCTGCACCGCATCGAGGTCTGTATTCGGCCCGAGAACGGACCGAGCCGACGGGTCGTGGAGAAACTCGGATTCCGCGACGAAGGCCTTCGTCCACGTTATCTCCACATCGACGGCGCCTGGCGTGACCACCTCGTCTTCGCGCTCACGGCCGAAGAGGTGCCCGAAGGACTGCTGGCCCGCTGGCGGCGGACACGCTCGCGGAACACGTCCGAAAACTCACCGCGGGACAC
- a CDS encoding MogA/MoaB family molybdenum cofactor biosynthesis protein: MTAAPAEPPIGGALTAPYSALVVTASNRAAAGVYEDRGGPLIAEGLMKFGFAVDGPWVVPDGDPVENALRVGAQAGYDVIVTTGGTGISPTDRTPEATREVITYEVPGIPEAIRAFGREKVPTAALSRGLAGVAERTLIVNLPGSTGGVRDGLAVLEPLLIHAVEQIRGGDHPRPSGSGGVS; the protein is encoded by the coding sequence ATGACGGCGGCACCGGCCGAACCACCGATCGGCGGCGCGCTGACCGCCCCGTACAGCGCGCTCGTCGTGACGGCCTCGAACCGGGCTGCGGCGGGTGTCTACGAGGACAGGGGCGGGCCCCTGATCGCGGAGGGGCTCATGAAGTTCGGCTTCGCGGTCGACGGACCGTGGGTGGTCCCTGACGGTGACCCCGTCGAGAACGCCCTGCGGGTGGGCGCCCAGGCCGGGTACGACGTCATCGTGACCACCGGCGGCACGGGCATCTCACCCACCGACCGCACCCCCGAGGCCACGCGCGAGGTGATCACGTACGAGGTGCCGGGCATTCCCGAGGCCATCAGGGCGTTCGGAAGGGAGAAGGTGCCCACGGCGGCGCTCTCCCGGGGCCTCGCCGGGGTCGCGGAGAGGACACTGATCGTGAACCTTCCCGGTTCCACCGGCGGGGTGCGGGACGGTCTCGCCGTCCTCGAACCCCTCCTGATCCACGCCGTCGAGCAGATCCGCGGCGGCGACCACCCCAGACCCAGCGGCAGTGGGGGTGTGAGCTGA
- the moaC gene encoding cyclic pyranopterin monophosphate synthase MoaC: MSTQDRLTHIDEAGAARMVDVSEKDVTARTARASGRVLVSPRVIELLRGEGVPKGDALATARIAGIMGAKRTPDLIPLCHPLSVSGVKLDLSVADDAVEILATVKTTDRTGVEMEALTAVTVAALTVIDMVKAVDKGAVITDVRVEEKTGGKSGDWSRA, encoded by the coding sequence ATGAGTACGCAGGACCGACTGACCCACATCGACGAGGCGGGCGCCGCCCGCATGGTGGATGTGTCCGAGAAGGACGTGACCGCCCGCACGGCCCGCGCGAGCGGTCGCGTCCTCGTCTCGCCCCGCGTGATCGAGCTGCTGCGCGGCGAGGGGGTCCCCAAGGGAGACGCCCTCGCCACCGCGCGCATCGCGGGCATCATGGGCGCCAAGCGCACACCGGATCTGATCCCGCTCTGTCACCCGTTGTCGGTGTCGGGTGTCAAGCTTGACCTGTCGGTCGCGGACGACGCCGTCGAGATCCTGGCCACCGTGAAGACCACCGACCGCACGGGCGTCGAGATGGAGGCCCTCACCGCGGTCACCGTCGCGGCTCTCACCGTGATCGACATGGTCAAGGCGGTCGACAAGGGGGCGGTCATCACGGACGTGCGTGTGGAGGAGAAGACGGGCGGCAAGTCCGGCGACTGGAGCCGGGCATGA
- the glp gene encoding molybdotransferase-like divisome protein Glp produces the protein MSSAATRVTGQDHLWSVSEHLEDILATVRPLEAIELQLLDAQGCVLVEDVTVPVSLPPFDNSSMDGYAVRVADVAGASEEYPAVLTVVGDVAAGESELLNVGPGQAARIMTGAPLPPGAEAVVPVEWTDGGLGEGPVSGMRARSASPEGASGEVHVHRSAQARAHVRAKGSDVKAGDRALAAGTVLGPPQIGLLAAIGRGTVRVRPRPRVVVMSTGSELVQPDEQLGTGQIYDSNSFALCAAARDAGAIAYRVGAVADDAETLRATIEDQLIRADLVVTTGGVSVGAYDVVKEALSSVGDEDEAGSGIDFRKLAMQPGKPQGFGSIGPDHTPLLALPGNPVSSYVSFELFVRPAIRTLMGVDDVHRSTTRATLRTDKALTSPAGRRQFLRGRYADGEVTPVGGAGSHLIAALAHANALIVVPESDESVEPGTEVDVVLLG, from the coding sequence TTGAGCAGCGCCGCGACCCGTGTCACCGGCCAGGACCACCTCTGGTCGGTGTCCGAGCACCTGGAGGACATCCTCGCGACCGTCCGCCCCCTCGAAGCCATCGAGCTGCAGCTCCTCGACGCCCAGGGCTGCGTCCTGGTCGAGGACGTCACCGTGCCGGTCTCCCTGCCGCCGTTCGACAACAGCTCGATGGACGGGTACGCGGTCCGGGTCGCCGATGTCGCGGGCGCGAGCGAGGAGTACCCGGCCGTGCTCACGGTCGTCGGCGACGTCGCGGCGGGCGAGTCCGAGCTGCTAAACGTGGGACCCGGCCAGGCCGCCCGCATCATGACGGGTGCCCCGCTGCCGCCCGGCGCCGAGGCCGTCGTCCCCGTGGAGTGGACCGACGGGGGCCTCGGCGAGGGCCCCGTCTCCGGGATGCGCGCCCGCAGCGCGTCCCCCGAGGGCGCCTCCGGCGAGGTCCACGTCCACCGCTCGGCACAGGCACGCGCGCACGTGCGCGCCAAGGGCAGCGACGTGAAGGCCGGCGACCGCGCCCTTGCTGCGGGCACCGTCCTCGGCCCGCCGCAGATCGGCCTGCTCGCCGCGATCGGCCGGGGCACCGTCCGGGTGCGCCCGCGCCCGCGCGTGGTCGTCATGTCCACCGGCAGCGAACTGGTCCAGCCCGACGAGCAGTTGGGCACCGGCCAGATCTACGACTCCAACAGCTTCGCGCTGTGCGCCGCCGCCCGTGACGCCGGCGCGATCGCCTACCGCGTGGGCGCGGTCGCCGACGACGCCGAGACACTCCGCGCCACCATCGAGGACCAGCTCATCCGCGCAGACCTCGTGGTCACCACGGGCGGCGTCAGCGTCGGCGCGTACGACGTCGTCAAGGAGGCCCTGTCCTCCGTCGGCGACGAGGACGAGGCGGGCAGCGGCATCGACTTCCGCAAGCTCGCCATGCAGCCCGGCAAGCCCCAGGGCTTCGGCTCCATCGGCCCCGACCACACCCCGCTGCTCGCGCTCCCGGGCAACCCCGTGTCGTCGTACGTGTCCTTCGAGCTGTTCGTGCGCCCCGCGATCCGCACACTGATGGGCGTCGACGACGTCCACCGGTCCACCACCAGGGCGACCCTCCGTACGGACAAGGCGCTCACCTCGCCCGCCGGACGCCGTCAATTCCTGCGCGGACGGTACGCGGACGGGGAGGTGACGCCCGTCGGCGGCGCCGGATCCCACCTGATCGCGGCCCTCGCGCACGCGAACGCGCTGATCGTCGTCCCCGAGTCCGACGAGTCCGTGGAGCCCGGCACCGAGGTCGACGTGGTCCTCCTCGGCTGA
- the galU gene encoding UTP--glucose-1-phosphate uridylyltransferase GalU, translated as MTQAHPRISKAVIPAAGLGTRFLPATKATPKEMLPVVDKPAIQYVVEEAASAGLDDVLMITGRNKRPLEDHFDRNYELESALQKKGDADRLAKVQESSDLATMHYVRQGDPKGLGHAVLCAAPHVGHEPFAVLLGDDLIDPRDPLLKRMVDVQEQHGGSVIALMEVAPEQIHLYGCAAVDATDDSDVVKVHDLVEKPNAADAPSNYAIIGRYVLDPHVFDILRKTEPGRGGEIQLTDALQQLAADEKIGGPVHGVIFKGRRYDTGDRGDYLRAIVRLACEREDLGPDFRTWLRSYVTEEM; from the coding sequence ATGACTCAGGCACACCCCAGGATCAGCAAGGCTGTCATCCCCGCAGCAGGCCTCGGCACCCGGTTCCTGCCGGCCACCAAAGCCACTCCCAAGGAGATGCTGCCGGTCGTCGACAAGCCGGCGATCCAGTACGTGGTCGAGGAGGCCGCGTCCGCGGGCCTCGATGACGTCCTCATGATCACGGGCCGCAACAAGCGCCCCCTCGAGGACCACTTCGACCGCAACTACGAGCTGGAATCGGCCCTTCAGAAGAAGGGCGACGCCGACCGGCTCGCCAAGGTGCAGGAGTCCAGCGACCTCGCCACCATGCACTACGTCCGCCAGGGCGACCCCAAGGGCCTCGGCCACGCCGTGCTCTGTGCCGCCCCGCACGTCGGCCACGAGCCCTTCGCCGTGCTCCTCGGCGACGACCTGATCGACCCGCGCGACCCGCTGCTCAAGCGCATGGTCGACGTCCAGGAGCAGCACGGCGGCAGCGTGATCGCCCTCATGGAGGTCGCCCCCGAGCAGATCCACCTCTACGGATGCGCGGCCGTCGACGCCACCGACGACAGCGACGTCGTCAAGGTCCACGACCTGGTCGAGAAGCCGAACGCCGCCGACGCCCCGAGCAACTACGCGATCATCGGCCGCTACGTCCTCGACCCCCACGTCTTCGACATACTGCGCAAGACCGAGCCCGGCCGCGGCGGCGAGATCCAGCTCACCGACGCCCTCCAGCAACTCGCGGCCGACGAGAAGATCGGCGGCCCGGTGCACGGCGTGATCTTCAAGGGCCGCCGCTATGACACCGGTGACCGGGGCGACTATCTGCGTGCCATTGTCCGACTCGCGTGCGAACGTGAAGACCTGGGCCCGGACTTCCGGACCTGGCTTCGCAGTTACGTCACCGAGGAGATGTAG
- a CDS encoding 5-formyltetrahydrofolate cyclo-ligase: MSHLGPEPESGKRLLRRGFLTVRSRYTADDVRESGAALATRALELPELAHARTVAAYVSVGSEPGTRALLDALHARGVRVLLPALLPDNDLDWGAYAGEGSLVAVQHRGKMALLEPAGERLGPDAVLAADAVLLPGLAVDARGTRLGRGGGSYDRVLARLDRAGADPALVVLLYDSEVVDRVPGEPHDRPVHAVVTPSGVRRFRRPSP; the protein is encoded by the coding sequence ATGAGCCACCTTGGACCCGAACCCGAGTCTGGCAAGCGACTGTTGCGGCGAGGGTTCCTCACGGTGAGAAGCCGGTATACGGCCGATGACGTGCGGGAATCCGGGGCCGCACTCGCCACCCGCGCCCTGGAGCTGCCCGAACTGGCGCACGCGCGCACGGTGGCAGCTTACGTGTCTGTGGGGAGCGAACCGGGCACGCGTGCGCTCCTCGACGCACTCCACGCGCGCGGCGTGCGCGTCCTGCTCCCGGCGCTGCTCCCGGACAACGACCTGGACTGGGGCGCGTACGCCGGAGAGGGCTCGCTCGTCGCCGTACAACACCGGGGAAAGATGGCTCTCTTGGAGCCCGCGGGCGAGCGGCTGGGTCCGGACGCCGTGCTCGCGGCCGACGCCGTGCTGCTGCCGGGCCTGGCCGTGGACGCGCGCGGGACGCGGCTCGGCCGGGGCGGAGGATCGTACGACCGGGTGCTGGCGCGGCTCGACCGGGCGGGCGCGGATCCGGCCCTTGTGGTGCTGCTGTACGACTCCGAAGTGGTCGACCGCGTCCCCGGGGAGCCGCACGACCGGCCGGTGCACGCGGTGGTGACCCCTTCGGGAGTACGCCGCTTCCGCCGGCCCTCTCCGTAG
- a CDS encoding penicillin acylase family protein, with protein sequence MPPNTTASSGQKPGKSGRKKGRRARLILIVLVLAIIGGVAYGSFWSISTVRASFPQTKGSITLDGLSGPVDVKRDGYGIPQIYASTDADLFMAQGYVQAQDRFYEMDVRRHMTAGRLSEMFGESQVDEDEFLRTLGWDRVAEKEYKTTLSAETKKYLQAYAKGVNAYLKGKDSADISLEYAALGFRNDYKPKEWTPVDSVAWLKAMAWDLRGNMQDEIDRSLMTSRLGPQQIDDLYPAYPYDRNKPIVQEGEYNSTTGEYQQGGDSGTGTGTGGTQSAAGTGLANNAEAPSGLQSQLSGLYKVLDDVPAAVGVNGNGIGSNSWVVKGTHTITGKPLLANDPHLSPSLPSVWYQMGLHCRSVSEKCQYDVSGYTFAGMPGVVIGHNQSIAWGMTNSGADVTDLYLEKLTGNGYEYDDKVKAFTTREEKINVAGGEAKTIVVRETNNGPLLSDRDDELVKVGKKATVDSAAPDRGDGYGISLRWTALNPGNSMDAVFAMNKATDWTEFRKAAALFDVPSQNLTYADRDDNIGYQLPGRIPIRGEGDGSLPSPGWDSKYRWTGYIKQAELPYEYNPDRGYIVTANQAVVDKDKYPYTLTTDWGYGTRSQRIADLIESKIKGGGKISTDDMRQMQLDNSSEIAKLLVPKLLKIDVADKHVREAQKLLEGWNYTQDADSAAAAYFNATWRNILKLAFGNKLPKELRVEGQCLNVEPVDSTGPADEDRRVRECGQRDADSAQPDGGDRWFEVVRKILDDEDNAWWSAPKTRTDKAVNTRDELFGRALTDARWELTAKLGKDIDSWNWGRLHRLYLKNQTLGLEGPGFLKYMLNRGPYNMGGGEAAVNATGWNAAGGYSVVWVPSMRMVVNLEDFDKSKWINLTGASGHAYSAHYIDQTGKWVKGELLPWAYKEQAVDEETSDTLVLKP encoded by the coding sequence ATGCCCCCCAACACCACCGCATCTTCCGGTCAAAAGCCCGGCAAGTCCGGCAGGAAGAAGGGGCGCAGAGCCCGTCTGATCCTGATCGTCCTGGTTCTGGCCATCATCGGCGGCGTCGCCTACGGGTCGTTCTGGAGCATCAGCACCGTCCGTGCCTCCTTCCCCCAGACCAAGGGTTCCATCACGCTCGACGGCCTGTCGGGCCCCGTGGACGTGAAGCGCGACGGCTACGGGATCCCGCAGATCTACGCCTCGACCGACGCGGACCTGTTCATGGCGCAGGGCTACGTCCAGGCGCAGGACCGGTTCTACGAGATGGACGTACGCCGTCACATGACGGCCGGCAGGCTCTCCGAGATGTTCGGCGAGAGCCAGGTCGACGAGGACGAGTTCCTGCGCACGCTCGGCTGGGACCGGGTGGCGGAGAAGGAGTACAAGACCACGCTCTCCGCGGAGACGAAGAAGTACCTGCAGGCATACGCCAAGGGGGTCAACGCGTACCTGAAGGGCAAGGACAGCGCGGACATCTCACTGGAGTACGCGGCCCTCGGTTTCCGCAACGACTACAAGCCCAAGGAGTGGACCCCGGTCGACTCGGTGGCCTGGCTCAAGGCGATGGCCTGGGACCTGCGCGGCAACATGCAGGACGAGATCGACCGCTCCCTGATGACCAGCCGTCTGGGCCCGCAGCAGATCGACGACCTGTACCCGGCGTACCCGTACGACCGGAACAAGCCGATCGTGCAGGAGGGCGAGTACAACAGCACCACCGGGGAGTATCAGCAGGGCGGCGACTCCGGTACCGGTACCGGTACCGGCGGTACGCAGTCCGCGGCGGGTACCGGACTGGCGAACAACGCCGAGGCCCCCTCCGGGCTGCAGAGTCAGCTGTCGGGCCTCTACAAGGTGCTCGACGACGTCCCGGCGGCCGTCGGCGTGAACGGCAACGGCATCGGCTCGAACTCCTGGGTCGTCAAGGGCACCCACACCATCACCGGCAAGCCACTGCTCGCCAACGACCCGCACCTGTCGCCCTCGCTGCCGTCCGTCTGGTACCAGATGGGCCTGCACTGCAGGAGCGTCTCCGAGAAGTGCCAGTACGACGTCTCCGGGTACACCTTCGCGGGCATGCCGGGCGTGGTCATCGGCCACAACCAGAGCATCGCCTGGGGCATGACCAACTCCGGGGCCGACGTCACCGACCTGTACCTGGAGAAGCTCACCGGGAACGGCTACGAGTACGACGACAAGGTGAAGGCCTTCACCACCCGCGAGGAGAAGATCAACGTCGCGGGCGGCGAGGCCAAGACCATCGTCGTCCGGGAGACCAACAACGGACCGCTGCTGTCCGACCGCGACGACGAGCTCGTGAAGGTCGGCAAGAAGGCCACCGTCGACAGCGCGGCACCGGACCGCGGCGACGGCTACGGCATCTCCCTGCGCTGGACCGCCCTGAACCCGGGCAACTCGATGGACGCCGTGTTCGCGATGAACAAGGCCACCGACTGGACGGAGTTCCGCAAGGCGGCCGCCCTGTTCGACGTGCCCTCGCAGAACCTGACCTACGCGGACAGGGACGACAACATCGGCTACCAGCTGCCGGGCAGGATCCCCATCCGCGGTGAGGGCGACGGCTCGCTCCCCTCGCCCGGCTGGGACTCCAAGTACCGCTGGACCGGTTACATCAAGCAGGCCGAGCTGCCCTACGAGTACAACCCCGACCGCGGCTACATCGTGACCGCCAACCAGGCCGTCGTCGACAAGGACAAGTACCCGTACACGCTCACCACTGACTGGGGCTACGGCACGCGCAGCCAGCGGATCGCCGATCTCATCGAGTCGAAGATCAAGGGCGGCGGCAAGATCTCGACCGACGACATGCGCCAGATGCAGCTCGACAACAGCAGCGAGATCGCCAAGCTCCTGGTGCCCAAGCTGCTCAAGATCGACGTGGCCGACAAGCACGTCCGTGAGGCGCAGAAGCTCCTGGAGGGCTGGAACTACACCCAGGACGCCGACTCGGCCGCGGCCGCGTACTTCAACGCGACCTGGCGCAACATCCTCAAGCTCGCCTTCGGCAACAAGCTGCCCAAGGAGCTGCGGGTCGAGGGCCAGTGCCTGAACGTCGAGCCGGTGGACTCCACCGGTCCCGCCGACGAGGACCGGCGGGTGCGCGAGTGCGGTCAGCGCGACGCCGACAGTGCGCAGCCGGACGGCGGCGACCGCTGGTTCGAGGTGGTGCGCAAGATCCTCGACGACGAGGACAACGCCTGGTGGTCGGCGCCGAAGACGCGTACCGACAAGGCCGTCAACACCCGCGACGAGCTCTTCGGGCGGGCCCTCACGGACGCCCGCTGGGAGCTCACCGCCAAGCTCGGCAAGGACATCGACAGCTGGAACTGGGGCCGGCTGCACCGGCTCTACCTCAAGAACCAGACCCTGGGCCTCGAAGGGCCCGGCTTCCTGAAGTACATGCTCAACCGCGGCCCGTACAACATGGGCGGCGGCGAGGCGGCGGTGAACGCCACCGGCTGGAACGCCGCGGGCGGCTACTCCGTGGTCTGGGTGCCGTCGATGCGCATGGTGGTGAACCTCGAGGACTTCGACAAGTCGAAGTGGATCAACCTCACCGGTGCCTCCGGGCACGCCTACAGCGCCCACTACATCGACCAGACGGGCAAGTGGGTCAAGGGCGAACTGCTGCCCTGGGCCTACAAGGAGCAGGCGGTCGACGAGGAAACGTCGGACACGCTGGTCCTTAAGCCCTGA
- a CDS encoding potassium/proton antiporter: MTVHHLNQLLLVCSLVLLVAVAAVRISSRSGLPSLLVYLGIGVAMGQDGIGDIHFDNAELTQVIGYAALVVILAEGGLGTKWKEIKPGLPAASSLALVGVSVSVGVTATAAHYLIGLEWRQALIIGAVVSSTDAAAVFSVLRKVPLPARVTGILEAESGFNDAPVVILVVSFSMTGPVEHWYHLLGEIALELSIGAAIGLAVGFLGAYGLRHVALPASGLYPIAVMAIAVTAYAAGALAHGSGFLAVYLASMVLGNAKLPHWPATRGFADGLGWIAQIGMFVLLGLLVTPHEMGDDIWPALVIGLVLTMVARPLSVVVALAPFRMRWQEQALMSWAGLRGAVPIILATIPMVSGVEESRRIFNIVFVLVVVYTLVQGPTLPWLARKLGVSKASSETADLGIESAPLERLRGHLLSVAIPEGSKMHGVEINELRLPAGAAVTLVVRGGESFVPLPTTVLRRGDELLVVATDPVRDAAEQRLRAVGQGGKLAGWLGTGGNGAED, translated from the coding sequence CTGACTGTCCACCACCTCAACCAGCTCCTGCTCGTGTGCTCGCTCGTTCTGCTCGTCGCGGTGGCAGCGGTTCGGATCTCGTCGCGCAGCGGGCTCCCCAGCCTGCTCGTCTACCTGGGCATCGGCGTCGCCATGGGCCAGGACGGCATCGGCGACATCCACTTCGACAACGCCGAACTGACCCAGGTCATCGGGTACGCGGCCCTGGTCGTCATCCTGGCCGAGGGCGGCCTCGGCACGAAGTGGAAAGAGATCAAGCCCGGGCTGCCGGCTGCCTCCTCACTGGCGCTGGTCGGCGTCTCGGTGAGCGTCGGCGTCACCGCGACAGCGGCCCACTACTTGATCGGGCTGGAGTGGCGGCAGGCGCTCATCATCGGCGCGGTGGTGTCCTCGACGGACGCGGCGGCGGTCTTCTCCGTGCTGCGGAAGGTGCCCCTCCCCGCGCGCGTGACGGGCATCCTGGAGGCCGAGTCGGGCTTCAACGACGCCCCGGTGGTCATCCTCGTCGTCTCGTTCTCCATGACCGGCCCCGTGGAGCACTGGTACCACCTGCTCGGCGAGATAGCGCTTGAGCTGTCCATCGGAGCGGCCATCGGCCTCGCGGTGGGCTTCCTGGGGGCGTACGGACTACGGCACGTGGCGCTGCCCGCCTCCGGCCTCTACCCGATCGCCGTCATGGCGATCGCGGTCACGGCGTACGCGGCCGGGGCGCTGGCCCACGGCAGCGGCTTCCTCGCCGTGTATCTGGCGTCGATGGTGCTGGGCAACGCGAAGCTGCCGCACTGGCCCGCCACGCGCGGCTTCGCCGACGGGCTCGGCTGGATCGCCCAGATCGGCATGTTCGTGCTGCTCGGGCTGCTGGTCACACCGCACGAGATGGGCGACGACATCTGGCCCGCGCTCGTCATCGGCCTGGTGCTGACCATGGTGGCTCGTCCGCTGAGCGTCGTGGTGGCGCTTGCCCCGTTCCGTATGCGCTGGCAGGAGCAGGCCCTGATGTCGTGGGCCGGGCTGCGCGGCGCGGTGCCCATCATCCTGGCCACGATCCCGATGGTGAGCGGCGTCGAGGAAAGCCGTCGCATCTTCAACATCGTCTTCGTACTTGTCGTCGTCTACACCCTCGTCCAGGGGCCTACGCTCCCCTGGCTGGCCCGGAAGCTTGGCGTGTCCAAGGCCTCCTCGGAGACCGCCGACCTGGGGATCGAGTCGGCACCCCTGGAGCGGCTGCGCGGGCATCTGCTGTCCGTCGCTATCCCCGAGGGGTCGAAGATGCACGGCGTCGAGATCAACGAGCTGCGGCTGCCCGCGGGCGCCGCCGTCACCCTGGTCGTCCGCGGCGGAGAATCGTTCGTTCCGCTTCCGACGACCGTGCTGCGGCGCGGTGACGAGCTGCTCGTCGTGGCCACCGATCCCGTCCGGGACGCCGCCGAGCAGAGGCTGCGCGCGGTCGGCCAGGGCGGCAAGCTGGCGGGGTGGCTGGGGACGGGTGGGAACGGAGCCGAGGATTGA
- a CDS encoding MFS transporter: MASTVTSESPGTPVSSRPGYGQLLRTRGAWTFLLPGFAARQPFAMLTISIVLLVQHTTGSYGAAGAVAAVTGVSLALFAPFTGRLADRHGQRAVLLPGVLVHTVAGLSLTALALSDAPLWALFVAAVPTGASVPQVGPMVRARWGVKLQDSPLMTTAAAFESVTDELTFVFGPLLATALCTAVDPAAGLLTEAALTLVGGLLFAAQRGTQPAVATDAGADGHARVKHASALSVPGVRVLIVAFLGIGAVFGGMQVSLAAFSESIGEPGLNGVLYGTFAAGNMLSGVVCGAIAWKVAPRRRLVVAYAALGLAASGLWAAQSVIVLAGIGLLVGVCIAPALITGYTMVDGLVPAGARTEAFTWLTGAVALGQAAAVTIAGQMEDRLWDGAGFLVPMGGTLVALATLVALRSRLAPRVVSRTVARGVGHRVPVAVD, encoded by the coding sequence GTGGCATCCACGGTCACCTCGGAGTCCCCCGGGACTCCTGTCTCCTCCCGCCCGGGATACGGACAACTGCTGCGTACGCGCGGCGCGTGGACGTTCCTGCTTCCCGGCTTCGCCGCGCGGCAGCCGTTCGCGATGCTGACCATCTCCATCGTGCTGCTCGTCCAGCACACCACCGGCTCGTACGGGGCTGCCGGCGCCGTCGCCGCCGTGACCGGTGTCTCCCTGGCGCTGTTCGCGCCCTTCACCGGCCGTCTCGCCGACCGTCACGGCCAGCGGGCCGTGCTGCTGCCCGGCGTCCTCGTCCACACGGTGGCGGGGCTCTCCCTGACCGCGCTGGCGCTCTCGGACGCGCCCCTGTGGGCGCTCTTCGTGGCCGCCGTGCCGACGGGCGCCTCCGTGCCGCAGGTCGGGCCCATGGTGCGGGCCCGCTGGGGCGTCAAGCTCCAGGACTCGCCGCTGATGACGACCGCGGCGGCCTTCGAGTCCGTCACCGACGAACTCACCTTCGTGTTCGGGCCGCTGCTGGCGACCGCGCTGTGCACGGCCGTGGACCCGGCCGCCGGTCTGCTCACGGAGGCCGCGCTGACCCTCGTCGGCGGTCTGCTGTTCGCCGCCCAGCGCGGCACCCAGCCGGCCGTGGCCACCGACGCCGGTGCCGACGGCCACGCGCGCGTGAAGCACGCCTCCGCCCTGTCGGTCCCCGGCGTGCGAGTGCTGATCGTGGCCTTCCTCGGCATCGGTGCCGTCTTCGGCGGCATGCAGGTCTCGCTCGCCGCCTTCAGCGAGTCCATCGGTGAGCCCGGTCTGAACGGTGTCCTGTACGGGACCTTCGCCGCGGGCAACATGCTCTCCGGCGTCGTCTGCGGTGCGATCGCCTGGAAGGTGGCCCCGCGCCGCCGCCTCGTCGTCGCGTACGCCGCCCTGGGACTGGCCGCCTCCGGGCTGTGGGCCGCCCAGTCGGTGATCGTCCTCGCGGGGATCGGCCTCCTCGTCGGTGTGTGCATCGCTCCCGCCCTGATCACCGGCTACACCATGGTCGACGGCCTGGTGCCCGCCGGCGCCCGCACTGAGGCCTTCACCTGGCTCACCGGAGCGGTCGCGCTCGGGCAGGCGGCCGCCGTCACGATCGCCGGGCAGATGGAGGACCGCCTGTGGGACGGTGCCGGATTCCTCGTCCCGATGGGCGGCACACTGGTGGCCCTGGCGACCCTCGTGGCCCTGCGTTCACGGCTCGCGCCCCGGGTGGTGAGCCGGACCGTCGCACGTGGCGTGGGTCACCGAGTGCCGGTGGCAGTGGACTGA
- a CDS encoding FmdB family zinc ribbon protein, which yields MPTYQYQCTECGEGLEAVQKFTDDALTVCPSCDGRLKKVFSAVGIVFKGSGFYRNDSRGSSSSSSPAPATKTSTGSSDSKTSSSSDSSSSSGSKSSSDSKSSSTSSSSGSSNAA from the coding sequence GTGCCGACCTACCAGTACCAGTGCACCGAGTGCGGCGAGGGCCTCGAGGCGGTGCAGAAGTTCACCGATGACGCCCTCACCGTGTGCCCGAGCTGCGACGGACGCCTGAAGAAGGTGTTCTCCGCGGTCGGCATCGTCTTCAAGGGCTCCGGCTTCTACCGCAACGACAGCCGCGGTTCGTCGTCGAGCAGCAGCCCGGCGCCGGCCACGAAGACGTCGACCGGATCGTCCGACTCGAAGACGTCGTCCTCGTCGGACTCCTCGTCCTCGTCGGGCTCCAAGTCGTCCTCGGACTCGAAGTCGTCGTCCACGAGCTCGTCCTCCGGCAGCAGTAACGCCGCGTAA